One genomic segment of Primulina tabacum isolate GXHZ01 chromosome 9, ASM2559414v2, whole genome shotgun sequence includes these proteins:
- the LOC142556656 gene encoding pre-mRNA-splicing factor SLU7-like, which yields MATASVSFKSREDHRKQLELEEARKAGLAPAELDEDGKEINPHIPQYMSSAPWYLNAERPSLKHQRKWKSDPNYTKAWYDRGAKTFQADKFRKSACENCGAMTHDKRSCVERPRKTGAKWTGKNIAPDEKVETFELDYDGKRDRWNGYDAASFEHVVQRYEARDEARHKYLKEQQLKKLEEKNNNQNSEDSDSDDEDNEDDLKVDEAKVDESKQMDFAKVEKRVRTTGGGSTGTVRNLRIREDTAKYLLNLDVNSSHYDPKTRSMREDPLPDMDPNEKFYLGDNHHRVSGQALEFKQLNIHAWEAFDKGHDVHLQAAPSQAELLYKNFKINKEKLKFQNKDTIMEKYGNAATEDKLPRELLLGQSEREVEYDRSGRIIKGQEASLPKSKYEEDVYINNHTSVWGSWWRDHKWGYICCQQTVRNSYCTGAAGIEAAEAAADLMKANIARKEEASEETASTAEEKRLASWGSEVPDDLVLDQKKLSEALQKENERRREEKDERKRKYNVKWNDEVTPEDMEAYRMKRIHHDDPMKDFLH from the exons ATGGCTACTGCTTCAG TGTCGTTTAAGTCGAGAGAGGATCACAGGAAACAACTTGAGTTAGAAGAGGCACGTAAAGCAGGGCTTGCACCTGCTGAGTTGGATGAGGATGGGAAGGAAATCAACCCTCATATTCCACAGTATATGTCTTCGGCTCCTTGGTATTTGAATGCCGAGCGACCG AGTTTGAAACATCAACGGAAGTGGAAATCGGATCCAAATTATACCAAAGCTTGGTATGATAGAGGTGCTAAGACATTTCAAGCTGACAAGTTCAGGAAGAGCGCTTGTGAGAA CTGCGGAGCTATGACTCATGATAAGAGGTCTTGCGTGGAAAGGCCCCGCAAAACAGGAGCGAAGTGGACTGGCAAAAATATAGCCCCCGATGAGAAAGTTGAGACCTTTGAGCTTGACTATGACGGAAAACGAGACCGTTGGAATGGTTATGATGCAGCATCTTTTGAACATGTGGTCCAAAGGTATGAAGCTAGGGATGAAGCAAGGCACAAGTATTTAAAGGAACAACAGCTTAAAAAGTTGGAGgagaaaaataataatcaaaatagTGAAGATAGCGATAGTGATGATGAAGACAATGAAGATGATCTGAAAGTTGATGAGGCCAAAGTAGACGAGAGCAAGCAAATGGATTTTGCTAAGGTTGAAAAGCGTGTGCGTACTACTGGTGGAGGAAGCACAGGAACTGTTAG GAACCTACGTATTCGTGAGGATACTGCAAAATATCTTCTCAATCTTGACGTTAACTCTTCTCATTATGACCCCAAAACTCGTTCTATGCGCGAGGATCCTCTTCCAGATATGGATCCTAATGAAAAGTTTTATTTG ggagataatCATCATAGAGTCAGCGGTCAAGCTTTGGAGTTTAAGCAGCTCAATATTCATGCTTGGGAAGCATTTGACAAGGGTCATGATGTCCATTTGCAAGCGGCTCCATCACAAGCTGAGCTGCTTTATAAAAATTTCAAGATTAATAAGGAGAAGTTAAAGTTTCAAAATAAAGACACTATCATGGAGAAGTATGGCAATGCTGCCACAGAAGACAAGCTCCCACGGGAGCTTTTACTTGGTCAAAGTGAAAGAGAGGTTGAATATGATCGCTCTGGTAGAATTATTAAAGGCCAG GAGGCATCTCTTCCAAAGAGCAAGTATGAGGAGGATGTTTACATCAACAACCACACCAGTGTTTGGGGTTCTTGGTGGAGGGATCACAAATGGGGTTATATATGTTGCCAGCAGACGGTTAGAAATAGTTATTGTACTGGTGCTGCTGGCATTGAAGCAGCTGAAGCTGCTGCAGATCTTATGAAAGCTAATATTGCTCGTAAAGAGGAGGCTTCTGAAG AAACAGCTTCAACAGCTGAGGAGAAAAGGCTTGCGTCATGGGGATCCGAAGTACCTGATGATTTAGTTCTAGACCAGAAGAAACTTTCTGAAGCACTTCAGAAG GAGAATGAAAGGAGGAGAGAAGAGAAGGATGAAAGGAAACGCAAATATAATGTCAAGTGGAACGACGAG GTTACTCCAGAGGACATGGAGGCATACAGGATGAAGAGGATCCACCATGATGATCCCATGAAGGACTTCTTACATTGA